The Streptosporangiales bacterium genomic interval AGGTCGCGGACGAGGGCGTTGAACTCCTTCTGCTGGTCTGGGGTGCCGAGGACCGAGGAGTAGACGGCAAGTTCGTCGATCGCGACGAGGATGACCGACAGCGGATCGGTCTTGGTGATCTTCCTCTTCCGCTTCGCGGTGAGGTACGCGTACCGGTTGTTCAGGATCTTCTGCAGCCGCCGAAGCGCGATCAACGCGGCTTCGGGGTCGGGGCCGATCACGTCGTCGGCGATCGGGCGCCAGGGCTCGAACTCGACGATCTTGCCGTCGAACAGGACGAGTCGGGTGTTCACGCTCATCGCGGCGTGCCCGATGATCGTGTTGACGAACACGCTCTTCCCGCCGCCGGGCTCTCCCGCGACGAGCATGTTCCGGTACATCAGCGTGGCGTAGGCCGGGTGCCCGGTCTCGGTGTTGCCGAGGTAGATCGGGTCGTACATCGACAGCATCGGCCCGACCGGGACCGAATCAGTCACTGTCATGCTCATGGTGGTGTCCTTCCAGGGTTGTGGTGGTGCCTGCGGTGCCGCGTGCGCGGCGCAGGATCCTGCGGACCTGAGTCAGTCCCTCGTCGGTGGCGATGACGTGCGCGGTGAACGCGAGCGTGGCCAGTCCGGTAGCGAGGTAGAGCACGAGCCAGGTGTAGATCTGTAGAGACATCAGGCGTGGTCCTCTCGGTGAATAGGTGTGTGGGGGCACAAGGGCGCGGTGCCCCCACACGGGATGGATGGGTTCACTCCTGGTCGGGTGCGGTGAGCCCGTGGTGTGTTTCGAGGTAGTGCGCGAGCGACCGGAGCAGGAACAGGTCGGCCTGCCAGCTGTCGATTTCGCCCTCGGTGTCGTCGCCCCTCACGTTGATCGCGTGGGTGATCTCGGTGATCTCGGTGGTGATGGCGCCGTGCACGTCGGCGGGGGTGTATCCCTCGCCGACCGGGACTCCGGAGGCGTAGGCGGCGAAATGGGAGCCGTAGCCGCCGGGAGTCTGGAAGAGGCTGGCGATCGTGCGTGCGGCACGTTCACTGATGACCTCGTTGCCGAAGACGTGGAGGCTGACCTCGTCGTATCCCATGAGTTCCATGGCGATCAGATCCAATCGGTGATGTCGTTGCCGCCAGGCCCGGTCACGGTGCCGTTGGCATCGGGGTTGACCGGCTTGGTGTTCTTCGACTTCCTGGCCGGCTTCTCCGGCTGGTGCTCGTCCTTGATGTCGTCGGCGGTGACGTCGCTGTAGTCCAGGTCCGTCGGAGCCTCGGTGACGGCGCGTTGCAGGGCGGGCACATCGGTGGCGATCTCACCGGTCAGCGGCGAGTCGATGGTGTCGGTGAACGTGTTCTTGCGGGTCACGTCGAACCGGACCCAGGCCTTGTTGGTGTCCTTGGTGTGCGACACCGTGACCTCTTTGGCCCAGCAAGTGGTCGTGATCTTCGACGACACCGCCTGGATGTCCTCGATCGAGACACCCGCGCGGAGTAGCACCACGCAGGTGAC includes:
- a CDS encoding cell division protein FtsK — its product is MSMTVTDSVPVGPMLSMYDPIYLGNTETGHPAYATLMYRNMLVAGEPGGGKSVFVNTIIGHAAMSVNTRLVLFDGKIVEFEPWRPIADDVIGPDPEAALIALRRLQKILNNRYAYLTAKRKRKITKTDPLSVILVAIDELAVYSSVLGTPDQQKEFNALVRDLVARGRACGMPVIAATQRPSGAGNPPVIEANLRDLFAYRAAFRCTTPDSSDLILGRGWAKDGYDARTILPTERGVCYLLAEGGYPTKIKAAWLSDDDIEHIVDYVTWTRRDSGPDAPGEQVAA